One stretch of Armigeres subalbatus isolate Guangzhou_Male chromosome 2, GZ_Asu_2, whole genome shotgun sequence DNA includes these proteins:
- the LOC134212847 gene encoding uncharacterized protein DDB_G0271670 isoform X1, whose amino-acid sequence MSTKQNPVVEAENNKLPSPPLMGQNFVKFRLFAWEILENKPFSGARLDLYFLLQFAPQINNLLPSAAVGVNHPIVVPMDEGQSHQDGSTVAGSTQQPSPLRHTTNPTNNGNNTNTMFLQHQHQSPNHLQSMSSSSASNLNTSGSNIHRDPPPTSFSNIFTRTRRFSASFSPLAVISNGSSSPSRSGSCTPGPRLTPRISQLRQEECADLSNSREVNHEREIHSAMQMSQSYEDLTLVTENWSFSSSAKNNDDLGNPLQVALPSIGTSYCSSPSPTSRGGLGLQYPTTSPSPTRKFYTRRSMSPCPIRPSPLSSSVKRKFDLDDNYGNCCSPPPLKKIFTSERGTSPSCQTPSPSPICASPDSSTASFENGSNNAPSSGRITPKFFVTKLGSGQLTVPNNILPSGGIPSAGVVQHSGGLNTANSATLPIHSDSPPSSSSSSSLMMMDCGVSSSSGQHIQPNVNKRLPLDATVSSSAGAAKIDCDEDITDLNAVASSSSMATTESSEAIMEEVLKTTRAFEERTESGLLDSSSSVSNSHRLSTGSISSASNDNNSESNSSLCPLTFGSGVLASARATNGTGAFLASNIEIAES is encoded by the exons ATGTCAACAAAACAGAATCCCGTGGTGGAAGCGGAAAACAACAAACTGCCAAGTCCTCCTTTGATGGGTCAGAATTTCGTGAAATTTCGTTTGTTCGCGTGGGAAATCTTGGAAAATAAACCCTTCAGTGGTGCACGACTCGATTTGTATTTTCTGTTACAATT CGCTCCGCAGATAAATAACTTGCTGCCATCGGCGGCCGTTGGAGTGAACCATCCTATAGTAGTGCCAATGGATGAAGGACAATCTCATCAGGATGGCAGTACCGTTGCAGGTTCAACACAACAGCCGTCTCCTCTGCGCCACACCACAAATCCCACAAACAATGGCAACAATACCAACACTATGTTCCTACAGCATCAGCATCAATCGCCTAACCACCTTCAGTCGATGTCGTCTTCCAGTGCTTCCAATCTGAATACCTCCGGTTCAAACATTCACAG GGATCCTCCACCTACTTCCTTTTCTAACATATTCACACGTACGCGCCGATTCTCGGCCAGTTTTAGCCCATTGGCTGTCATATCCAACGGCAGTTCTAGTCCCAGCCGGTCGGGTAGTTGCACTCCGGGACCGCGGTTGACTCCCCGGATATCGCAGCTGCGTCAAGAAGAATGTGCCGATCTGAGCAATAGCCGTGAGGTTAATCACGAGCGGGAAATCCATTCGGCCATGCAAATGTCGCAGAGTTATGAGGACCTAACGCTGGTCACGGAGAACTGGTCGTTCTCGTCTAGTGCCAAAAATAATGACGATCTTGGCAATCCGTTGCAGGTAGCCCTGCCTTCGATTGGTACAAGTTATTGCTCTAGTCCTTCACCCACCAG CCGCGGTGGACTTGGTTTACAATACCCCACAACGTCGCCGTCGCCAACGAGGAAATTTTACACCCGGCGGTCAATGTCTCCTTGTCCGATCAGACCTAGCCCTCTTAGTTCGTCGGTGAAAAGAAAGTTTGATCTGGACGACAACTACGGAAATTGTTGTTCTCCGCCgccattgaagaaaattttcacatcagaaag AGGTACTTCACCGAGTTGTCAAACCCCTTCCCCGTCACCAATTTGCGCTAGTCCAGACTCTTCTACGGCATCGTTCGAAAACGGTAGCAATAATGCTCCGAGCAGTGGTCGAATAACACCCAAATTTTTCGTCACCAAGCTTGGATCCGGGCAGCTCACAGTACCGAACAACATCCTACCAAGTGGGGGAATACCGAGCGCCGGCGTCGTCCAACATAGTGGTGGCCTCAACACTGCAAATAGCGCCACTCTTCCTATTCATTCAGACTCACCGCCATCTTCCTCGTCCTCATCATCACTGATGATGATGGACTGCGGAGTAAGCAGCAGCAGCGGTCAACATATCCAGCCGAATGTAAATAAACGGCTCCCGCTGGATGCCACGGTTAGTAGCTCAGCCGGAGCGGCAAAAATTGATTGCGATGAGGATATTACTGATTTGAATGCCGTGGCGAGCAGTTCCAGTATGGCGACAACTGAGTCTTCCGAGGCCATCATGGAGGAAGTTTTGAAGACTACTCGGGCGTTCGAAGAACGAACTGAGTCGGGGCTCCTGGATAGCAGCAGTAGCGTAAGCAATAGTCATAGGCTGAGTACCGGAAGCATTAGCAGCGCTAGCAATGATAACAATAGTGAGAGCAACAGCTCTCTCTGTCCTTTGACATTCGGGTCGGGTGTACTTGCATCCGCCCGGGCAACCAATGGAACCGGAGCGTTCTTGGCAAGCAATATCGAAATTGCGGAGTCCTGA
- the LOC134212847 gene encoding uncharacterized protein DDB_G0271670 isoform X3, which translates to MDVDSPNSLKRCSSAPQINNLLPSAAVGVNHPIVVPMDEGQSHQDGSTVAGSTQQPSPLRHTTNPTNNGNNTNTMFLQHQHQSPNHLQSMSSSSASNLNTSGSNIHSFSPLAVISNGSSSPSRSGSCTPGPRLTPRISQLRQEECADLSNSREVNHEREIHSAMQMSQSYEDLTLVTENWSFSSSAKNNDDLGNPLQVALPSIGTSYCSSPSPTSRGGLGLQYPTTSPSPTRKFYTRRSMSPCPIRPSPLSSSVKRKFDLDDNYGNCCSPPPLKKIFTSERGTSPSCQTPSPSPICASPDSSTASFENGSNNAPSSGRITPKFFVTKLGSGQLTVPNNILPSGGIPSAGVVQHSGGLNTANSATLPIHSDSPPSSSSSSSLMMMDCGVSSSSGQHIQPNVNKRLPLDATVSSSAGAAKIDCDEDITDLNAVASSSSMATTESSEAIMEEVLKTTRAFEERTESGLLDSSSSVSNSHRLSTGSISSASNDNNSESNSSLCPLTFGSGVLASARATNGTGAFLASNIEIAES; encoded by the exons ATGGATGTGGATTCACCAAATTCCCTAAAACGCTGTTCCAGCGCTCCGCAGATAAATAACTTGCTGCCATCGGCGGCCGTTGGAGTGAACCATCCTATAGTAGTGCCAATGGATGAAGGACAATCTCATCAGGATGGCAGTACCGTTGCAGGTTCAACACAACAGCCGTCTCCTCTGCGCCACACCACAAATCCCACAAACAATGGCAACAATACCAACACTATGTTCCTACAGCATCAGCATCAATCGCCTAACCACCTTCAGTCGATGTCGTCTTCCAGTGCTTCCAATCTGAATACCTCCGGTTCAAACATTCACAG TTTTAGCCCATTGGCTGTCATATCCAACGGCAGTTCTAGTCCCAGCCGGTCGGGTAGTTGCACTCCGGGACCGCGGTTGACTCCCCGGATATCGCAGCTGCGTCAAGAAGAATGTGCCGATCTGAGCAATAGCCGTGAGGTTAATCACGAGCGGGAAATCCATTCGGCCATGCAAATGTCGCAGAGTTATGAGGACCTAACGCTGGTCACGGAGAACTGGTCGTTCTCGTCTAGTGCCAAAAATAATGACGATCTTGGCAATCCGTTGCAGGTAGCCCTGCCTTCGATTGGTACAAGTTATTGCTCTAGTCCTTCACCCACCAG CCGCGGTGGACTTGGTTTACAATACCCCACAACGTCGCCGTCGCCAACGAGGAAATTTTACACCCGGCGGTCAATGTCTCCTTGTCCGATCAGACCTAGCCCTCTTAGTTCGTCGGTGAAAAGAAAGTTTGATCTGGACGACAACTACGGAAATTGTTGTTCTCCGCCgccattgaagaaaattttcacatcagaaag AGGTACTTCACCGAGTTGTCAAACCCCTTCCCCGTCACCAATTTGCGCTAGTCCAGACTCTTCTACGGCATCGTTCGAAAACGGTAGCAATAATGCTCCGAGCAGTGGTCGAATAACACCCAAATTTTTCGTCACCAAGCTTGGATCCGGGCAGCTCACAGTACCGAACAACATCCTACCAAGTGGGGGAATACCGAGCGCCGGCGTCGTCCAACATAGTGGTGGCCTCAACACTGCAAATAGCGCCACTCTTCCTATTCATTCAGACTCACCGCCATCTTCCTCGTCCTCATCATCACTGATGATGATGGACTGCGGAGTAAGCAGCAGCAGCGGTCAACATATCCAGCCGAATGTAAATAAACGGCTCCCGCTGGATGCCACGGTTAGTAGCTCAGCCGGAGCGGCAAAAATTGATTGCGATGAGGATATTACTGATTTGAATGCCGTGGCGAGCAGTTCCAGTATGGCGACAACTGAGTCTTCCGAGGCCATCATGGAGGAAGTTTTGAAGACTACTCGGGCGTTCGAAGAACGAACTGAGTCGGGGCTCCTGGATAGCAGCAGTAGCGTAAGCAATAGTCATAGGCTGAGTACCGGAAGCATTAGCAGCGCTAGCAATGATAACAATAGTGAGAGCAACAGCTCTCTCTGTCCTTTGACATTCGGGTCGGGTGTACTTGCATCCGCCCGGGCAACCAATGGAACCGGAGCGTTCTTGGCAAGCAATATCGAAATTGCGGAGTCCTGA
- the LOC134212847 gene encoding uncharacterized protein DDB_G0271670 isoform X2 yields the protein MDVDSPNSLKRCSSAPQINNLLPSAAVGVNHPIVVPMDEGQSHQDGSTVAGSTQQPSPLRHTTNPTNNGNNTNTMFLQHQHQSPNHLQSMSSSSASNLNTSGSNIHRDPPPTSFSNIFTRTRRFSASFSPLAVISNGSSSPSRSGSCTPGPRLTPRISQLRQEECADLSNSREVNHEREIHSAMQMSQSYEDLTLVTENWSFSSSAKNNDDLGNPLQVALPSIGTSYCSSPSPTSRGGLGLQYPTTSPSPTRKFYTRRSMSPCPIRPSPLSSSVKRKFDLDDNYGNCCSPPPLKKIFTSERGTSPSCQTPSPSPICASPDSSTASFENGSNNAPSSGRITPKFFVTKLGSGQLTVPNNILPSGGIPSAGVVQHSGGLNTANSATLPIHSDSPPSSSSSSSLMMMDCGVSSSSGQHIQPNVNKRLPLDATVSSSAGAAKIDCDEDITDLNAVASSSSMATTESSEAIMEEVLKTTRAFEERTESGLLDSSSSVSNSHRLSTGSISSASNDNNSESNSSLCPLTFGSGVLASARATNGTGAFLASNIEIAES from the exons ATGGATGTGGATTCACCAAATTCCCTAAAACGCTGTTCCAGCGCTCCGCAGATAAATAACTTGCTGCCATCGGCGGCCGTTGGAGTGAACCATCCTATAGTAGTGCCAATGGATGAAGGACAATCTCATCAGGATGGCAGTACCGTTGCAGGTTCAACACAACAGCCGTCTCCTCTGCGCCACACCACAAATCCCACAAACAATGGCAACAATACCAACACTATGTTCCTACAGCATCAGCATCAATCGCCTAACCACCTTCAGTCGATGTCGTCTTCCAGTGCTTCCAATCTGAATACCTCCGGTTCAAACATTCACAG GGATCCTCCACCTACTTCCTTTTCTAACATATTCACACGTACGCGCCGATTCTCGGCCAGTTTTAGCCCATTGGCTGTCATATCCAACGGCAGTTCTAGTCCCAGCCGGTCGGGTAGTTGCACTCCGGGACCGCGGTTGACTCCCCGGATATCGCAGCTGCGTCAAGAAGAATGTGCCGATCTGAGCAATAGCCGTGAGGTTAATCACGAGCGGGAAATCCATTCGGCCATGCAAATGTCGCAGAGTTATGAGGACCTAACGCTGGTCACGGAGAACTGGTCGTTCTCGTCTAGTGCCAAAAATAATGACGATCTTGGCAATCCGTTGCAGGTAGCCCTGCCTTCGATTGGTACAAGTTATTGCTCTAGTCCTTCACCCACCAG CCGCGGTGGACTTGGTTTACAATACCCCACAACGTCGCCGTCGCCAACGAGGAAATTTTACACCCGGCGGTCAATGTCTCCTTGTCCGATCAGACCTAGCCCTCTTAGTTCGTCGGTGAAAAGAAAGTTTGATCTGGACGACAACTACGGAAATTGTTGTTCTCCGCCgccattgaagaaaattttcacatcagaaag AGGTACTTCACCGAGTTGTCAAACCCCTTCCCCGTCACCAATTTGCGCTAGTCCAGACTCTTCTACGGCATCGTTCGAAAACGGTAGCAATAATGCTCCGAGCAGTGGTCGAATAACACCCAAATTTTTCGTCACCAAGCTTGGATCCGGGCAGCTCACAGTACCGAACAACATCCTACCAAGTGGGGGAATACCGAGCGCCGGCGTCGTCCAACATAGTGGTGGCCTCAACACTGCAAATAGCGCCACTCTTCCTATTCATTCAGACTCACCGCCATCTTCCTCGTCCTCATCATCACTGATGATGATGGACTGCGGAGTAAGCAGCAGCAGCGGTCAACATATCCAGCCGAATGTAAATAAACGGCTCCCGCTGGATGCCACGGTTAGTAGCTCAGCCGGAGCGGCAAAAATTGATTGCGATGAGGATATTACTGATTTGAATGCCGTGGCGAGCAGTTCCAGTATGGCGACAACTGAGTCTTCCGAGGCCATCATGGAGGAAGTTTTGAAGACTACTCGGGCGTTCGAAGAACGAACTGAGTCGGGGCTCCTGGATAGCAGCAGTAGCGTAAGCAATAGTCATAGGCTGAGTACCGGAAGCATTAGCAGCGCTAGCAATGATAACAATAGTGAGAGCAACAGCTCTCTCTGTCCTTTGACATTCGGGTCGGGTGTACTTGCATCCGCCCGGGCAACCAATGGAACCGGAGCGTTCTTGGCAAGCAATATCGAAATTGCGGAGTCCTGA
- the LOC134212847 gene encoding uncharacterized protein DDB_G0271670 isoform X4 yields the protein MDEGQSHQDGSTVAGSTQQPSPLRHTTNPTNNGNNTNTMFLQHQHQSPNHLQSMSSSSASNLNTSGSNIHRDPPPTSFSNIFTRTRRFSASFSPLAVISNGSSSPSRSGSCTPGPRLTPRISQLRQEECADLSNSREVNHEREIHSAMQMSQSYEDLTLVTENWSFSSSAKNNDDLGNPLQVALPSIGTSYCSSPSPTSRGGLGLQYPTTSPSPTRKFYTRRSMSPCPIRPSPLSSSVKRKFDLDDNYGNCCSPPPLKKIFTSERGTSPSCQTPSPSPICASPDSSTASFENGSNNAPSSGRITPKFFVTKLGSGQLTVPNNILPSGGIPSAGVVQHSGGLNTANSATLPIHSDSPPSSSSSSSLMMMDCGVSSSSGQHIQPNVNKRLPLDATVSSSAGAAKIDCDEDITDLNAVASSSSMATTESSEAIMEEVLKTTRAFEERTESGLLDSSSSVSNSHRLSTGSISSASNDNNSESNSSLCPLTFGSGVLASARATNGTGAFLASNIEIAES from the exons ATGGATGAAGGACAATCTCATCAGGATGGCAGTACCGTTGCAGGTTCAACACAACAGCCGTCTCCTCTGCGCCACACCACAAATCCCACAAACAATGGCAACAATACCAACACTATGTTCCTACAGCATCAGCATCAATCGCCTAACCACCTTCAGTCGATGTCGTCTTCCAGTGCTTCCAATCTGAATACCTCCGGTTCAAACATTCACAG GGATCCTCCACCTACTTCCTTTTCTAACATATTCACACGTACGCGCCGATTCTCGGCCAGTTTTAGCCCATTGGCTGTCATATCCAACGGCAGTTCTAGTCCCAGCCGGTCGGGTAGTTGCACTCCGGGACCGCGGTTGACTCCCCGGATATCGCAGCTGCGTCAAGAAGAATGTGCCGATCTGAGCAATAGCCGTGAGGTTAATCACGAGCGGGAAATCCATTCGGCCATGCAAATGTCGCAGAGTTATGAGGACCTAACGCTGGTCACGGAGAACTGGTCGTTCTCGTCTAGTGCCAAAAATAATGACGATCTTGGCAATCCGTTGCAGGTAGCCCTGCCTTCGATTGGTACAAGTTATTGCTCTAGTCCTTCACCCACCAG CCGCGGTGGACTTGGTTTACAATACCCCACAACGTCGCCGTCGCCAACGAGGAAATTTTACACCCGGCGGTCAATGTCTCCTTGTCCGATCAGACCTAGCCCTCTTAGTTCGTCGGTGAAAAGAAAGTTTGATCTGGACGACAACTACGGAAATTGTTGTTCTCCGCCgccattgaagaaaattttcacatcagaaag AGGTACTTCACCGAGTTGTCAAACCCCTTCCCCGTCACCAATTTGCGCTAGTCCAGACTCTTCTACGGCATCGTTCGAAAACGGTAGCAATAATGCTCCGAGCAGTGGTCGAATAACACCCAAATTTTTCGTCACCAAGCTTGGATCCGGGCAGCTCACAGTACCGAACAACATCCTACCAAGTGGGGGAATACCGAGCGCCGGCGTCGTCCAACATAGTGGTGGCCTCAACACTGCAAATAGCGCCACTCTTCCTATTCATTCAGACTCACCGCCATCTTCCTCGTCCTCATCATCACTGATGATGATGGACTGCGGAGTAAGCAGCAGCAGCGGTCAACATATCCAGCCGAATGTAAATAAACGGCTCCCGCTGGATGCCACGGTTAGTAGCTCAGCCGGAGCGGCAAAAATTGATTGCGATGAGGATATTACTGATTTGAATGCCGTGGCGAGCAGTTCCAGTATGGCGACAACTGAGTCTTCCGAGGCCATCATGGAGGAAGTTTTGAAGACTACTCGGGCGTTCGAAGAACGAACTGAGTCGGGGCTCCTGGATAGCAGCAGTAGCGTAAGCAATAGTCATAGGCTGAGTACCGGAAGCATTAGCAGCGCTAGCAATGATAACAATAGTGAGAGCAACAGCTCTCTCTGTCCTTTGACATTCGGGTCGGGTGTACTTGCATCCGCCCGGGCAACCAATGGAACCGGAGCGTTCTTGGCAAGCAATATCGAAATTGCGGAGTCCTGA